The Thermosipho affectus DNA window TTCTTCTAGGATTTTTATCCTTTCTTTTTCGATATCGTTTACATATAAGTTTACATCTTGCAGTTCTAAAATATGTGTGGCTTTTCCACCTGGAGCAGCACATGCATCTAAAACATATTCATCTTTTTTGAAGTCTACAAGTAAAGGTATTATCTGTGATGATTCACTTTGATATGTAATTAGACCTTTTTTGTATTCTTCAAATTCCCATGGATTTTTTTCAATTTTTTCAAAGACTATTCCTACAGGAGAATGGGAGGTAAATGATGAATTGCTTATTTTTATATTGTCTCTTTCTATCTTTTTAATATTTACCCTTGCAGTAGTTTTGAGGGGTTTTTGATTTAATTCTAACATTTTAATTATATAATCTATTGGCAAAAAGCTTTTCCAATATTCAACTAACCATTTTGGATGGGAGAATTTTAAGTGTATTTCTTTTGGTTCTATATATCCAATTTTTGATATTTTTCTTAAAACAGCATTGACAAGTCCTTTGAATGACTTTTTTTCAACCAAATCCACCATTTCATTTACAATTAAATAATTTGGTTTATTTGTGAATAATATTTGAAAAGTTCCCATTCTTAAGATAGTTCGAATTGACGGAGGTATCTCTTTGTTTTTCAAAAAAGAATTTATTATCCAATCTAGATAATCTTGATATCTTAAAACGCCAAATATCAAGTTTTTAAAAAAAGCTTTCTCCTCCACATAGGAGAAAGCACTATAAAATTCAGTGGAGAATATTCCCGACTTAAACTTTTTTCTTAATAGTCTGTATGCAATGATTAAATCACTTTTCAATCTCTGTTTCCTCCTAGAAATCCTGCAATTAGTAACATTCTTAGAAGTTGTAAAAATGCCATTAACGTACTTGCAACATAAGTCATAGCTGCTGCACCTAGTACACTTTTTACACCAGATAGTTCATTTTTTGGCATCATTAAGTTGCTTTCCAAAATCTTAACGGCCCTTCTGCTTGCGTCAAATTCTACAGGAAGAGTAATTAATGAGAATATAACCGCTAATGAGAATAAGAGAATTCCAATTCTTACCAATGCCATATTCATAAAGATAAATCCAAGTATAAATAAGATCCATGAAAGATTTGAAGAAAAGGATACAACTGGAGCAATACTATTTCTCAAAATTAATGGCACATATTTTCTTGCGTGTTGGATTGCATGACCAATTTCATGTGCAACTACTCCGAGTGCAGCTACAGAATTTGAATTGTATGTGGCATCGGATAGTCTAACAACTTTTTTTATTGGATCATAGTGATCTGTTAAATTTCCAGGAACTCTTTCTACTTTTACATTATAAATCCCTGAAGATTCCAACATAAATTTTGCAAGTTCAGCACCTGTCATATTTAGGCTAGATGGAATTCTAGAGTATTTTGAAAATCTTTCTTGAACGTACATTTGCGCAATAAGTGCCAAAAGGATACCAGGTATTAGAATTATAAAGGTTGGGTCAAAGAAAAACACCTTTTCACCTCCAATTTATTGTATAGCCCACTCCTCTAATAGTTTTTATTAAATCCGGTGATATTTTTTTTCTTAGATAGTTTATATATACTTCAACTATATTTTCAGAACCTTCATACGAAATTCCCCAAACTGCGTTTAAAATTTCTTCTTTTGAAACTGTCCTATTTGAATTTTTAACAAGATAAAAAAGTAAATCA harbors:
- a CDS encoding zinc metallopeptidase, giving the protein MFFFDPTFIILIPGILLALIAQMYVQERFSKYSRIPSSLNMTGAELAKFMLESSGIYNVKVERVPGNLTDHYDPIKKVVRLSDATYNSNSVAALGVVAHEIGHAIQHARKYVPLILRNSIAPVVSFSSNLSWILFILGFIFMNMALVRIGILLFSLAVIFSLITLPVEFDASRRAVKILESNLMMPKNELSGVKSVLGAAAMTYVASTLMAFLQLLRMLLIAGFLGGNRD
- a CDS encoding 16S rRNA (cytosine(967)-C(5))-methyltransferase, with protein sequence MKSDLIIAYRLLRKKFKSGIFSTEFYSAFSYVEEKAFFKNLIFGVLRYQDYLDWIINSFLKNKEIPPSIRTILRMGTFQILFTNKPNYLIVNEMVDLVEKKSFKGLVNAVLRKISKIGYIEPKEIHLKFSHPKWLVEYWKSFLPIDYIIKMLELNQKPLKTTARVNIKKIERDNIKISNSSFTSHSPVGIVFEKIEKNPWEFEEYKKGLITYQSESSQIIPLLVDFKKDEYVLDACAAPGGKATHILELQDVNLYVNDIEKERIKILEEQFKRLNLKPKKILNYDAQKIKLNDFFDKIFVDVPCSSLGTARRNPEVLRRQSKENFQKLSKIQQKIISNLWKNLKKHGLMVYSTCTVTIEENKNTVNQLKSLGEFLDIRNQLEQFGIKYIWDGYGALFYPDETLTPFYVSIIRKIKE